The following are encoded in a window of Cupriavidus oxalaticus genomic DNA:
- a CDS encoding polyhydroxyalkanoate depolymerase has protein sequence MLYCAYQTYADIILPACTLAELAAATLAAHPRAGGFDAVRTLRAACEIVALGRLTHHRPAFGIDSAMVAGQPVPVNEEVVLRTPFCSLLHFRRHGIGGQPRVLLVAPMSGHFATLLRGTAQTMLADHDVYITDWHNPRDIPLMAGRFGFDEFVQHLIHFLQALGGGTHVVAVCQPTVAALAAAAIMAEDGDPAQPPSLTLMAGPIDARVNPTKVNELATSQPIDWFERTLIGMVPLRFAGGMRRVYPGHVQLLAFMSMNLERHEQALRELYAHRERGEHDKADAIRDFYVEYFATMDLTAEFYLETVSLVFQRFLLAQGLLDVAGRRVCTRAIRRTALLTVEGERDDICAIGQTVAAQDLCQSLRPYMRMHHVQTGVGHYGVFNGKRWETQVYPLVRNTIYTSS, from the coding sequence ATGCTGTACTGCGCGTACCAGACTTACGCGGACATCATACTGCCGGCATGTACGCTGGCGGAACTGGCCGCGGCAACACTGGCCGCCCATCCCAGGGCGGGCGGTTTCGATGCCGTACGCACGCTGCGCGCCGCCTGCGAGATCGTTGCGCTCGGGCGCCTGACGCACCATCGCCCGGCCTTCGGCATCGACAGCGCGATGGTCGCCGGCCAGCCGGTGCCGGTCAACGAGGAAGTGGTGCTGCGCACGCCGTTCTGCTCGCTGCTGCACTTCCGCCGCCACGGCATCGGCGGCCAGCCGCGCGTGCTGCTGGTGGCGCCGATGTCCGGCCACTTTGCCACGCTGCTGCGCGGCACCGCGCAGACCATGCTGGCCGACCACGACGTCTATATCACCGACTGGCACAATCCGCGCGATATCCCGCTGATGGCCGGGCGCTTCGGCTTCGATGAATTCGTGCAGCACCTGATCCACTTCCTGCAGGCGCTCGGCGGCGGCACGCACGTGGTGGCGGTGTGCCAGCCCACCGTGGCCGCACTGGCGGCGGCGGCCATCATGGCCGAGGACGGCGATCCCGCCCAGCCGCCCAGCCTGACGCTGATGGCCGGCCCGATCGACGCGCGCGTCAACCCCACCAAGGTCAACGAACTGGCCACCAGCCAGCCGATCGACTGGTTCGAGCGCACGCTGATCGGCATGGTGCCGCTGCGCTTTGCCGGCGGCATGCGGCGCGTCTACCCTGGCCATGTGCAGTTGCTGGCGTTCATGAGCATGAACCTGGAGCGCCATGAGCAGGCGCTGCGCGAACTCTACGCTCATCGCGAGCGCGGCGAGCACGACAAGGCCGACGCCATCCGCGACTTCTATGTCGAATACTTCGCCACCATGGACCTGACGGCGGAGTTCTACCTGGAAACCGTCAGCCTGGTGTTCCAGCGCTTCCTGCTGGCGCAGGGGCTGCTCGACGTCGCCGGACGCCGCGTGTGCACGCGCGCCATCCGCCGCACCGCGCTGCTCACGGTCGAGGGCGAGCGCGACGACATCTGCGCCATCGGCCAGACCGTGGCCGCGCAGGACCTCTGCCAGAGCCTGCGGCCGTACATGCGCATGCATCACGTGCAAACCGGGGTCGGCCACTACGGCGTATTCAACGGCAAGCGCTGGGAAACGCAGGTGTACCCGCTGGTGCGCAATACCATCTACACGAGCAGCTGA
- a CDS encoding toll/interleukin-1 receptor domain-containing protein, whose translation MRDNTESRFHEEIRVTTLVFSYAHADEGLRNELEKHLSGLQRLGLIQTWHDRRIIAGQDFAAEIDSHFEAADVILLLISPDFIASEYCYNIEMTRALERHQRGEAVVIPVILRPCHWHALPFGKLLAATIDGKPVTHFPSWDDAFYQVAEAIKRAIATIAERAPATGGAPAALTTTVIPTATQTDMATAHAPRSSNLRIRRHFTDRDRDQARRDGYQSVSGYFETSLAELKERNPDIDIHFERTTTQAFEASIYVEGKRECHCGVWLGTSSIMGGDIGFSFGGVTPNSFNETISLTDDGYTMGFRPLGMAFYGAHSEALLTPEGAAEYLWSIFIRPLQP comes from the coding sequence ATGCGCGACAATACGGAATCACGATTCCACGAGGAGATTCGGGTGACCACATTGGTTTTCTCATACGCGCACGCAGACGAGGGGCTGCGCAATGAATTAGAAAAGCACCTGTCCGGGCTCCAGCGCCTGGGATTGATTCAGACGTGGCATGATCGCCGCATCATAGCGGGCCAGGATTTCGCCGCTGAGATTGATTCTCATTTTGAGGCTGCGGACGTAATCCTCTTGTTAATCAGCCCGGATTTTATCGCGTCCGAGTATTGCTACAACATCGAGATGACGCGTGCGCTCGAACGTCACCAGCGGGGCGAGGCAGTGGTTATTCCAGTGATCCTCCGTCCGTGTCACTGGCACGCACTGCCCTTTGGGAAGTTACTGGCCGCCACTATCGACGGAAAGCCGGTTACGCATTTCCCCAGTTGGGATGACGCGTTTTACCAGGTGGCAGAAGCCATTAAGCGCGCCATTGCAACGATAGCTGAAAGGGCGCCCGCTACTGGTGGTGCACCAGCGGCCCTTACGACAACGGTGATACCCACTGCGACGCAAACGGATATGGCTACTGCTCATGCGCCGCGCTCCAGCAATCTACGAATCCGGCGCCATTTCACAGATCGTGACCGCGACCAGGCGCGAAGGGACGGATATCAGTCCGTCTCGGGCTATTTCGAAACGTCCTTGGCGGAGTTGAAGGAGCGCAACCCTGACATCGATATCCATTTCGAGCGCACAACGACACAGGCGTTTGAGGCCTCGATCTACGTCGAAGGCAAACGCGAGTGCCACTGCGGCGTATGGCTGGGCACCAGCAGCATCATGGGCGGCGATATTGGCTTCAGCTTTGGCGGCGTCACGCCCAACAGCTTCAACGAGACCATCTCCCTTACTGATGACGGTTACACCATGGGATTTCGTCCTCTCGGGATGGCTTTTTACGGCGCTCATTCCGAGGCGTTACTGACGCCAGAGGGTGCGGCCGAATACCTGTGGAGCATCTTTATTCGCCCGCTACAGCCGTAG
- a CDS encoding DUF5594 family protein: MTTDFYARFEAECLPRIADAIGRQLRRVQLHALPAEAPNHPPRLRMTGDGPAELRRHAHPLDVTLAWDGLEVQRLFAAGGEARFAGYLAALPGKLRAWQEPRGIDFGSLSQADPAILIGGLDFEH; encoded by the coding sequence TTGACCACGGACTTCTACGCCCGCTTTGAAGCGGAATGCCTGCCCCGCATCGCCGATGCCATCGGCAGGCAGCTCCGGCGCGTGCAGTTGCATGCCTTGCCCGCCGAGGCCCCGAACCACCCGCCACGCCTGCGCATGACGGGCGACGGGCCGGCGGAATTAAGGCGCCATGCGCATCCGCTCGACGTCACGCTGGCGTGGGATGGACTGGAAGTGCAGCGCCTGTTTGCCGCCGGTGGCGAGGCGCGTTTCGCCGGCTATCTGGCGGCGCTGCCCGGCAAGCTGCGCGCATGGCAGGAGCCGCGCGGCATCGATTTTGGCTCGTTGTCGCAGGCGGATCCGGCCATCCTGATCGGCGGGCTGGACTTCGAGCACTGA
- a CDS encoding CoA transferase, with the protein MTLTQHTAFVPLSGISVLDFSHVIAGPFATFLLSQLGAQVTKVEHAGGGDVMRRAGRGHAAFVALNAGKSSLALDLSEEAAREHALALASRCDVFVDNLRPGVLERFGLGYEAVRARNPRVVYCSISGFGRGAPDWHGRPAYDHVVQAATGMAWMGGSEGDPPLKTGFPVIDSATGMLAAFAILAGVRESERSGHGMLLDVSMATAGMQLMYPMTCDAMTTGAVPVRQGNQGYSGSPSADFFRTQDGWLAIGANTPRQLLALLDALGLGELARDPALFDTPLDAGALPAFVRSRDPAALKQAIARAVAGSTAAELETRLSAGGIPAARLRNIAEFAAESMANGSLRAVNLEEGETGVLSPGLGFQVYRSSAGARGGV; encoded by the coding sequence ATGACGCTTACCCAACATACCGCCTTTGTGCCGCTGTCCGGCATCAGCGTGCTCGACTTCTCGCACGTGATTGCCGGGCCGTTCGCCACGTTCCTGCTGTCACAGCTGGGCGCGCAGGTCACCAAGGTCGAACACGCCGGCGGCGGCGACGTGATGCGCCGCGCGGGACGAGGCCATGCCGCCTTTGTCGCGCTCAATGCCGGCAAGTCGTCGCTGGCGCTGGATCTTTCGGAAGAGGCCGCGCGCGAGCACGCGCTGGCGCTGGCCAGCCGCTGCGATGTCTTTGTCGACAACCTGCGGCCGGGCGTGCTTGAGCGCTTCGGCCTGGGCTACGAGGCGGTGCGCGCGCGCAATCCACGCGTGGTCTATTGCAGCATCTCCGGGTTTGGCCGCGGCGCGCCGGACTGGCACGGCCGGCCGGCGTACGACCACGTGGTGCAGGCCGCCACCGGCATGGCGTGGATGGGCGGCAGCGAAGGCGATCCGCCGCTGAAGACGGGCTTCCCCGTGATCGATTCGGCCACCGGCATGCTGGCGGCCTTTGCGATCCTGGCGGGCGTGCGCGAGAGCGAGCGCAGCGGGCACGGCATGCTGCTCGATGTGTCGATGGCAACCGCCGGCATGCAGCTGATGTACCCGATGACCTGCGATGCCATGACCACCGGTGCGGTGCCGGTCCGGCAAGGCAACCAGGGCTACTCGGGCAGCCCGTCTGCGGATTTCTTTCGCACGCAGGACGGCTGGCTTGCCATCGGCGCCAACACGCCGAGGCAGTTGCTGGCGCTGCTGGATGCGCTCGGCCTGGGCGAACTTGCGCGGGATCCGGCGCTTTTTGACACACCGCTAGATGCCGGCGCCTTGCCTGCCTTCGTGCGCTCGCGTGACCCGGCCGCACTGAAGCAGGCGATTGCGCGGGCCGTGGCCGGCAGCACGGCGGCGGAACTGGAAACGCGGCTCAGCGCGGGCGGCATCCCCGCGGCCCGGCTGCGCAACATCGCCGAGTTTGCGGCGGAGTCGATGGCGAATGGCAGCCTGCGGGCCGTGAACCTGGAGGAGGGGGAGACCGGGGTACTGTCGCCGGGGCTGGGCTTCCAGGTGTACCGGTCGTCCGCTGGCGCGCGCGGCGGCGTATAG
- a CDS encoding LysR family transcriptional regulator gives MSKAPSAPASPNRIDRLRIRHLRLLDLVARSGSLTAAGEALHISQPAVTKMLQELEQAFGCRLIERTTRGGRLTAAGERALERLRVVLGAIDAAGEALQANPEVPLVRLGMLPLVGVEVLPKVVALLRNQGTLPRLAVREQTVGGLTALLGNGELDCVIGRLQKEEVTQFQARLHITPLRDEYLAVACAPDHVLARRRDTKLADLHAGPWILPPRGTHTRDVFEQPFLNAGQLPPTPHIESASFHSNLAMTAAGGFLTVAPASALAPYVAMSMVREVRLRTPFASGRLVFITPAESESPPAVAALRQALETVAGIEPAPPARKPVQRAGRSRPAPPSGG, from the coding sequence ATGAGCAAAGCGCCTTCCGCACCCGCGTCGCCAAACCGCATCGACCGGCTGCGCATCCGTCACCTGCGGCTGCTCGACCTCGTCGCCCGCAGCGGCTCGCTGACCGCGGCAGGCGAGGCGCTGCACATCAGCCAGCCCGCCGTCACCAAGATGCTGCAGGAACTGGAGCAGGCCTTCGGCTGCCGGCTGATCGAACGCACCACGCGCGGCGGGCGCCTGACGGCGGCCGGCGAACGCGCACTGGAGCGGCTGCGCGTCGTGCTGGGCGCGATCGATGCCGCCGGCGAGGCGCTGCAGGCCAACCCTGAAGTGCCGCTGGTGCGGCTGGGCATGCTGCCGCTGGTGGGCGTCGAGGTCCTGCCGAAAGTGGTCGCGCTGCTGCGCAACCAGGGCACGCTCCCGCGGCTGGCCGTGCGCGAACAAACCGTGGGCGGCCTGACCGCGCTGCTCGGCAACGGGGAACTGGACTGCGTGATCGGGCGGCTGCAGAAGGAAGAGGTCACCCAGTTCCAGGCGCGGCTGCACATCACGCCGCTGCGGGATGAATACCTGGCCGTCGCCTGCGCACCCGACCACGTGCTGGCCCGGCGCCGCGATACCAAGCTGGCCGACCTGCACGCCGGTCCGTGGATCCTGCCGCCGCGCGGCACCCACACCCGCGACGTGTTCGAGCAACCCTTCCTCAATGCCGGGCAATTGCCGCCGACGCCGCATATCGAATCGGCCTCCTTCCACAGCAACCTGGCCATGACCGCCGCTGGCGGCTTTCTTACGGTGGCGCCGGCAAGCGCGCTGGCGCCCTATGTGGCGATGTCGATGGTGCGGGAAGTGCGGCTGCGCACGCCGTTTGCGTCGGGCCGCCTAGTCTTCATTACCCCGGCGGAGTCTGAGAGTCCGCCCGCCGTGGCCGCGCTGCGGCAGGCGCTGGAGACGGTCGCCGGGATCGAACCCGCACCGCCGGCACGCAAGCCGGTGCAACGTGCCGGCCGCTCACGCCCTGCCCCGCCCAGCGGGGGATGA
- a CDS encoding aldose epimerase family protein → MPLLQTQDFQGQTLVRIGAADNFLLLAPQYGGRLVRWVHQGEDILYWPDNADWTRPAKVRGGNPLLFPFIGRHFVDGVAGQWRDRQGTVHTLAQHGFARDLPFEVSTIDSARSITMTLRDSAQTRPGYPYAFVFDAVYALLPDGLEVTLRTTNTGDQPLPCYPGHHFYFALPHAQRAASTLALPPADRVRQLPDGAPGPAEAGEPAYHLDDPRLQDTYHVFHDAAGAMLSTPVRAIAFELDVAGSVHWHAVTTWSESEQSDFYCVEPWVGLPDAIHHGQGLRRLAPGQSESAVCRLRVTA, encoded by the coding sequence ATGCCATTGCTCCAGACACAAGACTTCCAGGGCCAGACGCTGGTCCGGATCGGCGCTGCCGACAACTTCCTGCTGCTCGCCCCGCAATACGGCGGGCGCCTGGTGCGCTGGGTGCACCAAGGCGAGGACATTCTCTACTGGCCCGACAACGCTGACTGGACCCGCCCGGCCAAGGTCCGCGGCGGTAATCCGCTGCTGTTTCCGTTTATCGGCCGGCACTTCGTGGATGGCGTCGCCGGGCAGTGGCGCGACCGGCAAGGCACCGTGCACACGCTGGCGCAGCATGGCTTTGCGCGCGACCTGCCGTTCGAGGTCAGCACGATCGATTCAGCCCGGTCGATCACCATGACGCTGCGCGACAGCGCGCAGACGCGGCCGGGCTACCCCTATGCCTTCGTGTTCGACGCGGTGTACGCACTGTTGCCCGACGGGCTGGAGGTGACGCTGCGCACCACCAACACCGGGGACCAGCCGCTGCCCTGCTACCCCGGCCACCACTTCTACTTTGCGCTGCCGCACGCGCAGCGTGCCGCGTCGACGCTGGCCTTGCCGCCCGCCGATCGCGTGCGCCAGTTGCCCGACGGCGCGCCCGGTCCGGCCGAAGCGGGCGAGCCTGCCTACCATCTAGACGACCCGCGCCTGCAGGACACCTACCACGTCTTCCACGACGCTGCCGGCGCCATGCTGTCGACGCCGGTGCGCGCCATCGCCTTCGAACTCGACGTTGCCGGCAGCGTGCATTGGCACGCCGTTACCACGTGGTCCGAAAGCGAACAGTCTGATTTCTATTGCGTGGAACCGTGGGTGGGATTGCCCGATGCGATCCACCACGGCCAGGGGTTGCGCCGGCTAGCGCCGGGCCAGTCGGAAAGCGCCGTGTGCCGGCTGCGCGTGACGGCCTGA
- a CDS encoding acetoacetate--CoA ligase, with the protein MRSTAPLTEGNLMWTPSEAFRDGSQVAAFIRWLRAERGLAFDDYDSLWQWSVTELEAFWDAVRAYFDVRFDTPAAQVLDRRVMPGARWFEGATLNYVQQVFRHAGTGAARERTAIRYAGEAQPLAEMSWAGLEAQVASLAHALRRMGVQRGDRVAGYLPNIPATIVAFLATASLGAVWSGCAPDMGQVAVIDRFRQIEPRVLIAVDGYRYGGKAYERGPVVADLVAALPSLTDLVLVPQIGANVPALSGVRTHAWPDVLAHDVPLAIEPVPFDHPLWIVYSSGTTGMPKPIVHGHGGIVIEQLKLMAFHNNLGPDDVFHWYSSSGWIMWNAQVAGLLLGTTIALYDGNPAWPDAGVLWRFVDDAGVTMFGAGAAFFTSCMKAGIEPARIADLSRLRALGSTGSPLPVEAYDWIYRHVREDIWLVPMSGGTDFAGSFVAGCPLLPVYSGEMQCRCLGARVEAFDDNGQPLVDQVGELVCTEPMPSMPLYLWGDAGGKRYRDSYFDTYPGAWRHGDWIRITKRGGAVIYGRSDATINRHGIRMGTSELYRVVEDLPEVLDSMVVDLEYLGRESYMPLFVVLREGLVLDDALRDTLRARIREALSSRHVPNEIVQVPGVPRTLSGKKMEVPIKKLLLGHAPAGIANRDAMANPDTLDWYFDYAARFLKARQAESATA; encoded by the coding sequence ATGCGCAGCACTGCCCCTTTGACCGAAGGGAACCTGATGTGGACGCCGTCCGAGGCGTTCCGCGACGGCAGCCAGGTCGCCGCCTTCATACGCTGGCTGCGCGCCGAGCGCGGCCTCGCCTTCGATGACTACGACAGCCTGTGGCAGTGGTCGGTCACCGAGCTGGAAGCCTTCTGGGACGCGGTGCGCGCCTATTTTGACGTCCGTTTCGACACGCCGGCGGCGCAGGTGCTGGACCGGCGCGTCATGCCGGGCGCACGCTGGTTCGAGGGCGCCACGCTGAACTACGTGCAGCAGGTGTTCCGCCACGCCGGCACCGGCGCGGCCCGCGAGCGCACCGCCATCCGCTACGCGGGCGAGGCGCAACCCCTGGCGGAAATGAGCTGGGCGGGGCTTGAAGCGCAGGTCGCCTCGCTGGCGCATGCGCTGCGCCGGATGGGCGTGCAGCGTGGCGACCGCGTCGCCGGCTACCTGCCCAATATCCCCGCCACCATCGTCGCCTTCCTGGCCACCGCCAGCCTGGGCGCGGTCTGGTCCGGCTGCGCGCCCGACATGGGCCAGGTGGCGGTGATCGACCGCTTCCGCCAGATCGAGCCCAGGGTGCTGATCGCCGTCGACGGCTACCGCTACGGCGGCAAGGCCTACGAGCGCGGGCCGGTAGTGGCGGACCTGGTAGCCGCCCTGCCCTCGCTGACCGACCTCGTGCTGGTGCCGCAAATCGGCGCCAACGTACCGGCGCTTTCCGGCGTACGCACCCACGCGTGGCCTGACGTGCTCGCGCACGACGTGCCGCTGGCGATCGAACCGGTGCCCTTCGACCATCCGCTGTGGATCGTCTATTCCTCCGGCACCACCGGCATGCCCAAGCCGATCGTGCATGGCCACGGCGGCATCGTCATCGAGCAGCTCAAGCTGATGGCGTTCCACAACAACCTCGGCCCGGACGACGTCTTCCACTGGTACAGCAGCAGCGGCTGGATCATGTGGAACGCGCAGGTCGCCGGCTTGCTGCTCGGCACCACCATCGCGCTCTATGACGGCAACCCGGCCTGGCCCGACGCCGGCGTGCTGTGGCGCTTTGTCGACGATGCGGGCGTGACCATGTTCGGCGCCGGCGCGGCATTCTTCACCAGCTGCATGAAGGCCGGCATCGAGCCCGCGCGCATCGCCGACCTGTCGCGGCTGCGCGCGCTGGGCTCGACCGGCTCGCCGCTGCCGGTCGAGGCCTACGACTGGATCTACCGCCATGTGCGCGAAGACATCTGGCTGGTGCCGATGTCGGGCGGCACCGACTTTGCCGGGTCGTTCGTGGCGGGTTGCCCGCTGCTGCCGGTCTATTCGGGCGAGATGCAGTGCCGCTGCCTCGGCGCCAGGGTGGAAGCGTTCGACGACAACGGCCAGCCGCTGGTCGACCAGGTCGGCGAGCTGGTCTGCACCGAGCCGATGCCGTCGATGCCGCTGTACTTGTGGGGCGATGCCGGCGGCAAGCGCTACCGCGACAGCTATTTCGACACCTATCCCGGCGCCTGGCGGCACGGCGACTGGATCAGGATCACAAAGCGCGGCGGCGCGGTGATCTACGGGCGCTCGGACGCCACCATCAACCGCCACGGCATCCGCATGGGCACCAGCGAGCTGTACCGCGTGGTGGAAGACCTGCCGGAAGTGCTCGACAGCATGGTGGTCGACCTGGAATATCTGGGCCGGGAATCGTACATGCCGCTGTTCGTGGTGCTGCGCGAAGGGCTGGTGCTCGACGACGCCCTGCGCGACACCCTGCGCGCGCGCATCCGCGAGGCGCTGTCGTCGCGCCACGTGCCCAACGAGATCGTGCAGGTGCCGGGCGTGCCGCGCACGCTGTCGGGCAAGAAGATGGAAGTGCCGATCAAGAAGCTGCTGCTCGGCCATGCGCCCGCCGGCATCGCCAACCGCGATGCCATGGCCAACCCGGATACGCTCGACTGGTACTTCGACTACGCAGCGCGATTCCTCAAGGCGCGGCAAGCCGAGTCGGCCACGGCATAG
- a CDS encoding glutathione S-transferase family protein: MSKTTLTISSKTYSSWSLRGWLLARFAGLEFEEVLIPPDDAAARAEILLLSPSILVPCLRHQGVTVWDTLAIAEYLNEIRPKAGLLPEDRAARAHCRAICGEMHSGFAAMRSALPMNLKGNFPGMKVWSRAQADIDRITAIWTECLTRYGGPYLFGQRTMADAMYAPVVTRFVTYGVMLDPEPVAYCKQILAMPELQEWIAAARAEPDEISELDVEF; encoded by the coding sequence ATGAGCAAGACCACACTCACCATCAGCAGCAAGACCTATTCGTCGTGGTCGCTGCGCGGCTGGCTGCTGGCGCGCTTTGCCGGCCTGGAGTTCGAGGAAGTGCTGATCCCGCCGGACGACGCCGCCGCGCGCGCCGAAATCCTGCTGCTGTCGCCGTCGATCCTGGTGCCCTGCCTGCGCCACCAGGGCGTGACGGTGTGGGACACGCTCGCCATCGCCGAATACCTGAACGAGATCCGTCCCAAGGCCGGGCTGCTGCCCGAGGACCGCGCCGCGCGCGCGCATTGCCGCGCCATCTGCGGCGAGATGCACTCCGGGTTTGCGGCGATGCGCTCGGCGCTGCCGATGAACCTGAAGGGAAATTTCCCGGGGATGAAGGTGTGGTCGCGCGCGCAGGCGGACATCGACCGCATCACCGCTATCTGGACCGAGTGCCTGACGCGCTACGGCGGGCCTTACCTGTTTGGCCAGCGCACCATGGCAGACGCCATGTACGCGCCGGTGGTGACGCGCTTTGTCACCTACGGCGTGATGCTCGACCCCGAGCCTGTCGCCTACTGCAAGCAGATCCTGGCGATGCCGGAACTGCAGGAATGGATCGCGGCGGCGCGCGCGGAACCCGACGAGATCAGCGAACTGGACGTCGAGTTCTAG
- a CDS encoding Bug family tripartite tricarboxylate transporter substrate binding protein has product MQTNPGGRSPMRRLLLKSMLALPAAGALGLPGASRAAQPYPSRPIRLVVPYAAGGGPDIQTRKLAEVLAQQLGQPVVVENKVGAGGILAAEFVAQQPADGYTLMLGASTHVTQKLLQPGAKFDPSAFTHIIRVGVSPAVLVVGAGSPYRTVADLVAAARRAPGALNYASGGIGSAAHVSGAAFAAAAGIDVVHVPYKGSVEIVPSLLKGDTQFGFPVATTALPQLAAGKVRALAVTSASRAAVLPQVPTLNEALGRKDLDLDAWSGVWAPPSLPAPIVAQLHAAILKALADPGLRRLYTEMGAALAPTPTPEAFSRVVADETARMRRVIDKNRITLE; this is encoded by the coding sequence ATGCAAACCAATCCCGGCGGGCGCAGCCCCATGCGACGCCTGCTGCTGAAGTCGATGCTGGCCCTGCCGGCCGCCGGCGCGCTGGGCCTGCCCGGGGCGAGCCGCGCGGCGCAGCCGTATCCCAGCCGGCCGATACGGCTGGTGGTGCCCTACGCGGCCGGCGGCGGTCCCGACATCCAGACCCGCAAGCTGGCCGAGGTGCTGGCGCAACAACTCGGCCAGCCGGTCGTGGTCGAGAACAAGGTCGGTGCCGGCGGCATCCTTGCGGCCGAGTTCGTCGCGCAGCAGCCTGCCGATGGCTACACGCTGATGCTCGGCGCTTCCACCCACGTCACGCAGAAGCTGTTGCAGCCGGGCGCGAAATTCGATCCCTCGGCATTCACCCACATCATCCGCGTCGGCGTCAGCCCGGCGGTGCTGGTGGTCGGCGCCGGCTCGCCGTATCGGACCGTGGCCGACCTCGTTGCGGCGGCCCGGCGGGCGCCCGGCGCACTGAACTACGCTTCCGGCGGGATAGGTTCGGCGGCGCATGTGTCGGGCGCGGCGTTTGCCGCGGCCGCGGGGATCGACGTGGTGCACGTGCCGTACAAAGGCTCGGTGGAGATCGTGCCGTCGCTGCTCAAAGGGGATACGCAGTTCGGCTTCCCCGTGGCGACGACGGCGCTGCCGCAGCTTGCCGCCGGCAAGGTCCGCGCGCTGGCGGTGACGTCGGCCAGCCGCGCCGCAGTTCTCCCGCAGGTGCCGACGCTGAACGAGGCGCTCGGGCGCAAGGATCTCGACCTCGATGCGTGGAGTGGCGTGTGGGCGCCGCCCAGCCTGCCGGCGCCGATCGTGGCGCAGTTGCACGCGGCGATCCTGAAGGCGCTGGCCGATCCCGGCCTGCGCCGGCTCTACACCGAGATGGGCGCGGCGCTCGCGCCGACGCCGACGCCCGAGGCGTTCTCGCGGGTGGTCGCCGACGAGACCGCGCGCATGCGCCGCGTCATCGACAAGAACCGCATCACCCTCGAATAA